A window from Solanum stenotomum isolate F172 chromosome 5, ASM1918654v1, whole genome shotgun sequence encodes these proteins:
- the LOC125864124 gene encoding putative disease resistance protein RGA1: MADLVIGATVKVVLDKLLSLTIEEAKTLRNCKKNLRTLTKYVSMIQALIHDAERRQVDDQAVEQWLKMLERVAEDAENVFDEFRYEYLKAQVMNNRTKLMEKVSNFFSHTVFKYKMSEKINNINEELRAINQLAKDLGLQSLMVPSRNILPIRETDSVVVASDAVGRDKDIAEIKEKILNTRKEAVLCTIPIVGMGGLGKTTMAKRIFNDEHIKQQFEKRVWLCLPEMSQTKSFLEQILESLTERKVEVQRRDLIVKKLQDELEGKKYLLVLDDMWRVDSTSWHEFMDTLRGINTSRGTCILLTTHCFI, translated from the coding sequence ATGGCCGATCTTGTAATTGGTGCTACTGTTAAAGTTGTGCTTGATAAGCTGCTTTCTCTCACAATTGAGGAGGCCAAAACTTTAAGGAACTGCAAGAAAAATCTAAGAACTCTGACAAAATATGTATCCATGATCCAAGCTCTCATTCATGATGCTGAAAGACGACAAGTTGATGATCAGGCTGTTGAACAATGGCTCAAGATGCTTGAGAGAGTTGCTGAAGATGCTGAAAACGTGTTTGACGAATTTAGATATGAATATCTCAAAGCACAAGTGATGAACAACCGAACCAAACTAATGGAAAAGGTCAGCAACTTCTTTTCTCATACTGTTTTTAAGTACAAAATGTCTGaaaaaatcaacaacatcaatgaAGAGTTGAGGGCTATCAATCAGTTAGCCAAAGACCTTGGTCTCCAATCACTGATGGTTCCTTCTCGGAACATACTACCAATTCGAGAAACAGATTCCGTAGTTGTTGCTTCGGATGCTGTTGGTAGAGACAAAGATATTGCTGAAATAAAGGAGAAGATTTTGAACACGAGAAAGGAAGCTGTTCTTTGCACCATTCCCATAGTGGGTATGGGTGGTTTAGGGAAAACAACTATGGCTAAGAGAATTTTCAATGACGAACACATCAAGCAGCAGTTCGAAAAGAGAGTTTGGTTGTGCCTACCTGAAATGTCACAAACGAAGAGCTTTCTTGAACAAATCCTTGAATCATTGACAGAGAGGAAAGTTGAGGTTCAAAGGAGAGATTTAATAGTTAAGAAGCTACAAGATGAATTGGAAGGAAAAAAGTATTTGCTTGTCTTAGATGATATGTGGCGTGTTGACTCTACATCGTGGCATGAGTTCATGGACACCTTGAGAGGAATAAATACATCCAGAGGAACCTGCATTCTTTTGACTACTCattgttttatttga